In Candidatus Woesearchaeota archaeon, the genomic stretch TAGATGGCGTATAATGAGTCCTGCTAAGTAAGTCGTATTCATCGATCTCCGGTTGTCTTATCGACTCTTTAGGGCGAAATATTGAGAAGATCTGTACATTATGCCCTCTATCTATCAGCTCAGTTATCTCATTGATAATGAAAGTCTCCGAAAGCTTCGGGAATACCCCGAGGACATAACCTATATTCGTATCATCACCCCAAGATCCTCTCCGTATCCGCCCTCACCATCATCTCCACCAGCTCCTCAAAGGAGGTCTTCGGCACCCACCCGAGCTTCTCCTTCGCCTTCGATGCGTCGCCCCGGAGCTCCGGGACCTCGGCGGGCCTTATGAACCTCTCGTCGGTCTTGACGTGATCCCGCCAGTCAAGCCCCATCGCCGAGAAGGCCATCTCGACGAACTC encodes the following:
- a CDS encoding GDP-mannose 4,6-dehydratase, with translation EFVEMAFSAMGLDWRDHVKTDERFIRPAEVPELRGDASKAKEKLGWVPKTSFEELVEMMVRADTERILG